One window of the Wolbachia endosymbiont of Encarsia formosa genome contains the following:
- a CDS encoding penicillin-binding transpeptidase domain-containing protein, giving the protein MWTKNKVFNRRSFILGGIQLTISAIFSYRLYTLQVRDRQKYEVLSNNNRTKVVTIMPKRGRILDRNSVELAVNKISYIVLFDGQKTFTREVDLQMLSEIKPDATKSSDTKITALYKRYYPFGSICSHIIGYTKRQQDINEAGVSGIEYTYDHILKGKTGKSEQEINSKKRIMRELSSIPQQDGQDIQLTINIGLQKKIAEIFKDHQGSTVVIDVNNGEILALYNSPSYDNNLFTSRLSNETWKNLNNPSLPLVNRALSYQIPPGSIFKIIDALAGLKDGIITPEEKFSCRGYMKIGERKFRCLKSKVHGYVSLNEAMSFSCNTYFYNIGKKINVDSLLEMSSKFGIGSGPLIGMFKEEAPGLLPDMNWRARKLYSEWYLGDTINLVIGQGYLLTTPLQLAVLAARVATGKEVIPHIEMSKSGQDFLDIDVNHEHLSVVRKAMFDVVNSNYRKGLGSIQIAGKTGTPEINSKGESHKLFIAYGPYHDPRYAISVFIEHGKTPRQDVAIASEILQYMLEK; this is encoded by the coding sequence ATGTGGACAAAAAACAAGGTCTTCAACCGTAGGTCATTCATATTAGGTGGTATTCAGCTTACTATTTCTGCTATCTTTAGTTATAGGTTGTACACTTTACAAGTACGAGATAGACAAAAATACGAAGTGCTATCTAATAATAATAGGACAAAAGTTGTTACTATTATGCCTAAACGAGGCAGGATTTTGGATAGGAATAGCGTTGAACTCGCAGTAAACAAAATTTCGTATATTGTTTTATTTGATGGGCAAAAAACCTTTACTAGGGAAGTTGATTTGCAGATGTTATCAGAAATTAAACCTGATGCAACAAAATCATCAGATACAAAAATAACTGCTCTTTATAAACGTTATTACCCGTTTGGTTCGATATGTTCTCATATAATCGGATATACAAAAAGACAGCAAGACATAAATGAAGCAGGGGTTAGTGGAATTGAATATACATATGATCATATATTAAAAGGTAAGACCGGAAAATCTGAGCAGGAAATAAATTCTAAGAAGCGTATCATGAGAGAGTTATCTAGCATACCGCAACAAGACGGACAAGATATACAGCTGACAATTAATATTGGTTTACAGAAGAAAATTGCAGAGATATTTAAAGACCACCAAGGTTCCACAGTGGTAATTGATGTAAATAACGGAGAAATTTTAGCATTATATAATTCACCTTCTTACGATAATAATCTTTTCACTAGCAGATTATCAAATGAAACTTGGAAAAATTTAAACAATCCTTCATTACCGCTTGTAAACCGTGCATTATCATATCAAATTCCACCTGGTTCAATATTTAAAATAATAGATGCGCTTGCAGGTTTAAAAGATGGAATAATAACACCAGAAGAAAAGTTCTCGTGTAGGGGCTATATGAAAATAGGTGAACGAAAATTTCGTTGCCTAAAAAGCAAAGTCCATGGATATGTATCTTTAAACGAGGCAATGTCCTTCTCATGCAACACTTACTTTTATAATATAGGAAAAAAAATAAACGTAGATTCTCTACTAGAAATGTCTAGCAAATTTGGTATAGGAAGTGGACCATTAATTGGAATGTTTAAGGAAGAAGCTCCGGGATTGTTGCCTGACATGAATTGGCGTGCACGCAAGCTATATTCAGAGTGGTATTTAGGTGATACCATTAACTTAGTTATAGGACAAGGGTATTTACTTACAACGCCATTACAGCTTGCGGTTCTTGCAGCGAGGGTTGCAACAGGAAAGGAGGTAATTCCCCACATTGAGATGAGTAAATCAGGGCAAGACTTTCTTGATATTGATGTGAATCATGAGCATCTTAGTGTGGTTCGAAAAGCTATGTTTGACGTGGTGAATTCTAACTATAGAAAAGGACTAGGCAGTATACAAATTGCTGGCAAAACCGGTACACCAGAGATAAACTCTAAAGGTGAAAGTCATAAATTGTTTATCGCTTATGGCCCCTACCATGATCCGCGCTATGCAATCTCAGTGTTTATAGAACATGGTAAAACTCCACGCCAAGATGTTGCAATTGCTAGTGAGATATTGCAATATATGCTTGAAAAATGA